Proteins encoded in a region of the Nicotiana tomentosiformis chromosome 9, ASM39032v3, whole genome shotgun sequence genome:
- the LOC104100325 gene encoding uncharacterized protein gives MLNLRKRNLAWQQLRRLSTAIRQSIEDEGDWSYSSEWWGPSSSSDGHTFFRSNSDKGNGVVSVVAYPSSRPENRYWARTENWFQQRYEKIYPGCEHEGNFRILGYQWRNLHFNDDTRQSTVKVMASYRESDPGCIYLMQQAECLAVPYVKSMVSAGLATIASCKYNLESAVCGRKPMKILCIGHGGGSIPLFLASKIQGAEVHIAEIDPVVISASVQAMGFPSYSVMTPSGSRAYSTPNPMEEVQWRGIHERLHLHESDAEKFLLENKNLYDLVFIDAYDGEDIFPHELWNTRSPFLNALADQLHPEHGTIVVNLHSDVDFRDADFSPAGAHLLPMGKYISKVCRAYKEVLLGSKSSYNGLAYVVSVPWVCNTSLVVCRGLGKSSRDMVMKTIMSKSLVVENILDLPFSCLQYLKRGFTLVN, from the exons ATGTTGAATTTACGCAAACGGAATTTGGCATGGCAGCAGCTAAGGCGCTTATCAACGGCAATTCGACAAAGTATAGAAGATGAAGGCGACTGGTCTTATTCTTCCGAATGGTGGGGCCCCTCGTCCTCCTCCGACGGCCACACGTTTTTCCGATCAAATTCCGACAAAGGAAACGGCGTCGTTTCTGTCGTAGCTTACCCTTCTTCTAGACCA GAAAATCGTTACTGGGCCAGAACAGAGAATTGGTTTCAGCAAAGGTACGAAAAGATATATCCCGGGTGTGAACACGAAGGGAATTTCAGGATTCTTGGTTACCAATGGCGTAATCTTCATTTTAATGACGACACTCGCCAAAGCACAGTTAAAGTAATGGCTTCTTACAGGGAATCAGATCCTGGTTGTATATACTTGATGCAGCAGGCGGAGTGTCTCGCTGTTCCAT ATGTGAAGAGCATGGTCTCTGCTGGGTTGGCTACCATTGCATCTTGTAAATACAATCTTGAAAGTGCAGTTTGTGGGAGAAAACCGATGAAAATTTTATGCATTGGGCATGGTGGAGGAAGCATACCATTGTTTTTGGCGAGTAAAATCCAAG GTGCTGAAGTGCACATAGCTGAAATCGACCCTGTGGTTATCTCAGCTTCAGTCCAAGCAATGGGGTTCCCATCTTACTCTGTGATGACCCCATCTGGTAGCCGTGCATACTCAACTCCTAATCCTATGGAAGAAGTGCAATGGAGAGGCATTCATGAGAGGCTTCACTTACATGAATCAGATGCTGAGAAGTTTCTCCTTGAGAACAAAAATCTCTATGATCTTGTTTTCATCGATGCATATGACGGGGAAGATATCTTTCCTCATGAGCTGTGGAATACACGCTCTCCATTCCTCAACGCACTAGCAGACCAACTTCACCCCGAGCATGGAACTATTGTCGTAAACCTTCACTCAGATGTAGACTTCAGGGATGCTGATTTCAGTCCAGCCGGTGCTCACCTTTTGCCAATGGGGAAGTATATTTCTAAAGTGTGCAGAGCATATAAAGAGGTTTTGTTAGGGAGTAAGAGTTCCTATAATGGTCTGGCTTATGTAGTTTCTGTGCCTTGGGTATGTAATACATCTCTTGTTGTGTGTAGAGGTTTAGGGAAATCTAGTAGGGATATGGTTATGAAGACTATCATGTCTAAATCCCTAGTAGTTGAGAATATTCTTGACTTGCCATTTTCTTGTTTGCAGTATCTGAAACGAGGTTTTACTTTGGTTAATTAA